From a single Brassica napus cultivar Da-Ae chromosome C9, Da-Ae, whole genome shotgun sequence genomic region:
- the LOC106418094 gene encoding cysteine proteinase inhibitor 5-like, with protein MNNKTTFILFLSLVLCSLYASQAARTGGWSPISDVKNSHIVEIGEFAVSEYNKQSKSGLKFEEVVSGESQIVAGMNYRLIVAANEGVAIAGNGESKKYEAVVWEKPWLKSMNLTSFKPAM; from the coding sequence ATGAATAACAAGACAACCTTCATTCTTTTCCTCTCTCTCGTCCTCTGCTCTCTCTACGCGTCTCAAGCAGCACGTACCGGAGGATGGAGTCCCATAAGTGATGTTAAAAATTCTCACATCGTAGAGATTGGCGAGTTTGCTGTCTCTGAATACAATAAGCAGAGCAAATCGGGACTCAAGTTTGAGGAGGTTGTTAGCGGCGAGTCTCAGATAGTCGCTGGCATGAACTATCGGCTTATTGTGGCGGCTAATGAAGGCGTAGCCATAGCCGGAAATGGTGAGAGCAAGAAGTACGAGGCGGTTGTATGGGAGAAGCCATGGTTGAAATCTATGAATCTCACGTCCTTTAAACCCGCTATGTAA